The nucleotide window CGATCGGCTGACCGGTCCCGGTACGGCTCAGTTCACGGTGCAGATCTTCAGCGAGACGGTGGTGCTGCGCTCCTCGCCGCTGGCCAGGGTGAGGGTGCTGGACGCGATCCGGCGGGCGTCGTGCAGCCCGTGCGCGGGCCAGCTGCTGTTGGGCGTCAGCGCCAGGTAATAGCCGGTGCCGAACCACGGATGATCTTCGGTGTCGCCGGCTTCGAGCTGATACCACAGGTGCGGCAGACTGATCTGGTCCCAGGTCAGCTCGACCCGGCAGTCGAGCGTCGAGTTGGTGATGGTCGCTACGCCGGCGGTGAATTCGGTCAAGTAGGCCATCCGATTTTCCGAACCAGGCTTGGGAATCGTCCGCAAGTTGATCATGCCGGATGCGCCGGGCGTACGCGGCCAGACCGTGACGTCGTCGTAGTCGACGTCGTACAGGATGGTGGCGTCCGGGTGGACCAGACCGGCCGCGCAGTCGACCTCGGCCTCGGGTGCGATCAGCGGCGCGCCGAACTGCAGTTGGCTGCCCCACATCACCTCGTGCTCGTCCGCGCCGACGTTGCGTACGGTCTCGGTGACGGACACCTGATCACCGTCCATCTTGATGATCTTGGTCATCTCGATCGGGCTGCGCCGCATCCGAGCATGCAGCCGGAGGGTGCCTTCGTCGGTTTGATCAAGGTCGGTCTGCTGCTGGTCCTGGTCCGGTTCGAACAACGCGACCCGGGCCTCGCCGTCCTGGCCCTGATCGGCGCCGTCGACCACCACGGTGTCGCCGCCGTTGGGAAAGATCGACTGCCAGCCGCCGGGATTGAGGTCCTGCCGGATCACCTCGGCGGTGCCGCTCAGTCCGGTCCCGCCGTAGCGTGGCAGACCCCAGGGTGTCTGATGCAGGATCTCCAGATCGTCGCCGAGACGGCGGATTGAACAGATGGTGGCGCCCAGCTCCGGTACGACCTCGACCGCCAGCGTTTCCGAGCTCAACCGAACGACCTGCCAGCCGCGCCGGGTCAGCTGCTCCTGATGCGCCATCGACTTCCTCCTCGCTCGGCGGGCACCCCAGCCCGGCCGCAGCAGAGCCTACGCAATCGCGCCGCCGCGGCGGACATCGGGCGAGCCGGATCAGTCGGCGATGCGGATCGCGGTCACCGATTCCAGCAGCGAGTTGCTCATCAGCAGGGTGACCGGGCCGCGCGGCATGTCGAAGGCGATGCCGCCGCGTACCGTCTGTCCCGGCCGGAGGTAGCCGGTGGCCAGCAGCGGCGGACGAGCACCGGCTTCGCTGGTCTGGTAGACGTTGCTGGACTTGTCGAAGGTCTGGAAGTACTGCGGGCCGTAACTGATCCGGCCCTCGGTCGCGCTGATCTCCACCTCGAGTTGGAGGTAGTGGCCATAGATCGGGTCACCGGTCGCACTGCTGGTCCAGCGGTGCGACCGGACCGTGAGCCGGCCGCTTCCCTCGGTCGAGCTGAACGTGATCGAGTCCTTGGTGTCCTTCGGGACGGCCGACGGGGTCGGCGTCGGGGTGTTGCCGCCGGCGGTCGCGTTCTCGCGGTCGGCGACATTGGCACGTACGGTGGCGATCACGACGATCAGCGCAACCAGCGCGATCACCGCCGCGGTCAGGATCGCCGGCAGCCGGTTCTTCGGCGGCCGCTCGGGCTGCGGGCGTGGGGGCTGTGAGGGTCGATCGCCGGTGGGCTGCCACGGACCGGTTGGTCCGCCGCCGTGGCCGGTGCCGCCGAGTTCGGGCGGGCGTTGACCTGGTGCGCCCCACTGCGGGCCGGGCGCGCCCCATTGCGGGCCGGGCGGGCGGCCGGCATCGGGGCGTTCAAATCCGGGACCGTGTTGTTGCGGTCCCAGTCCCGTCGGTTCGGAGCTCATCGCGTCCCAAGTTACCTGGCGACAAGCGGTGCCGTGCGCGGCGTCCTGCCCCGGGTTGTGCACAGGCCTGATCGGGCCGCGAGGGCCCCTGTGGACAGAGGTGATCACTTCGTCGTCGACGGCGGTATATCTAGGCATGACGACTTCTCTTCCAGCCATTTCGCCGACCGATGCCGCACCGGTACGGCTGCGCGCCGAGGATCCCGGCGACCTGCTCGCGGTCTTGCCCTATCTGCTCGGTTATCACCCCACCGAATCATTGGTGATGGCGGTGGTGTCCGATCGCACCATCGCCGTCGGCGTCCGAGTCGACCTGATCGAGGACCCGGCCGCGATCGCCGACCGGTTCGAAGAACTGGCTCGCGTGAACCGGGCCGACGGTGTCCTGCTGGTCGCCTACAGCGCCGATCCGGCCGCAGCGGACCGGTTGCTGCTGCCGACGATCACCGCGCTCGCCGAGATCGGCGTGATCGAGGCGCTCTACGCCGACGGCCACCGATGGTGGTCGCGGATCTGTGACCAGGGGTGTTGCCCGCCCGAGGGGACCGAGTATCGGATCGACGACAACCGGCTCGCTGCCGAGGCGGTCTTCTCCGGGCTCACCGCCGGGAGCGACCGGTCGGCGATCGAGGAACTGGTCCGCGGGCCGGCACCGGCGCTGATGCCGGTGTTGGACGAGGTGGGCGAACGCATGGTTGACGAGGTCTGCCGGATGGACGTCCAGTGCCGACGCCGACTCATCCGCGAGCTGGTCGACGACTACGTCGGCCGCCGATCCGCCGGCCAGGCCGTGCAGCTGACCGACGAGGAACTGGTTCGGCTGGCCTGCCTGGTCGTCGATCTGTGGGTCCGGGACGAGGCGTGGGCGAGGATCACCCGGGAGACGGCGTCGTTCCACGTCGAGCTCTGGCAGCAGGTCGTGTCGCGGTCCGAGGAGGCGTTGGCCAGTGCGCCGCTGTGCCTGCTCGGGATGGCTGCCTGGGTGGCCGGACAGGGCACGCTGCAGGTCTGTTGCATCGAGCGGATGCGCCGGATCGACCCCTCCTACTCGATGACCGATCTGTTGCAGGACATCAACGACCGAGCCATTCCGCCCGGGTTCTGGCGCAACGTACGACCTGGCCTGGTTGCCGCGCTGGATGAGTTGAGCGACGAGTCGGCCGGGCGACTGGACCGCGCCGAGAGGCGACCGAACCGCGCCGAGAGGCGACCGAACCGCGCCGAGAGGCGACGGCGAGCTCGGCGGCGATCCCGGTGCTGACGGCCAGCGGACGGGGCGCGTCCGCGGCGGGGTCGTTAGATTGACGCCATGACCTCTGAGGCCGGGCGCAGGTTCGTGGTGTGCGGCGAGACCTTGATCGATCTGGTGCGCGACGAGCGGGACCCGGGCAACACGTTCGCCAGTGGCTGGCAGGCATTGTCGGCCGGCGGACCGATGAACACCGCGGTTGCGCTGGCAAAGCTCGGTGTGGACAGCCACTTCCTGGGACGTGTCTCCACCGACGAATTCGGCCGACAGCTCCGCGGTCACATGATCGGGGCCGGCGTCGACCTCGATCTGGCGATCACCAGTGATCAGGTCACCTCGTTGGCGGTAGTGAGTCTGGACGAGCACGGCAAGGCGAGCTACGCCTTCCACTTCGACCAGACCGCGAACTTCAACTGGCAGTGCGACGAGTTGCCCAAGCTGACCGACACCGACTGGCTGCATCTCGGGTCGCTGGCGCTGGTCGTTCCGCCGGGCGGCGAGGTGCTGCTGGACTGGGTCCGGGAGGTGCCGGCGCCGATCTCGATCGACATCAACGTGCGGTCCTCGGTGATCTCGGATCCCGACGCCTATTGGCGCCGGATCGAACCCTGGCTGCAGGTCCTGGCCGGGAAGGGGATCGTCAAGGCCAGCGACGAGGACGTCGAATTTCTCGGCTCCGAGGGCTGGCGTCGGGTGGCCGAGCAGTGGCATGTCCGCTACGAGCTGCCCATGATCGTGATCACCCGAGGGGAGGGCGGCGCAAGCGCGCTGACCGGCGACGGCTGGACCGAGGTGGCCGGCTATCCGACCGCGGTCGTTGACACCGTCGGCGCCGGCGACACCTTCATGGCCGGCTTCCTGGACGGGCACGTCCGGCTCGGTATCGGGCTGGCGGAGTCGCTGCGGCGTGGTGCCGCCGCGGCCTCGATCGTCTGCTCCCGGCAGGGTGCTCAACCGCCGACGGCCGACGAGGTCGCCGCCTTGCAGGAGGGGTCCTGACGCATCGGCGACCGGCGGGTCGGCCGAGTGAATGAATCGAGTCGAGGAGGAACACGGTGCCGAAGTTGTCGCCGGTCGCCGCTACCGCGCAGGGTCCGATGGTGATCTCGGCGGTCGAGCAGTACGTGCCCGCCCGGCAGCGTCTGCTGGACGACGCCCTGGCGATCAAGATGCTGCCGCGAGCGCAGCGTGCCTTCGTGAGCTGCTGTCGCTTCGGACCGATCCGCCATGCGCTTCAGTCGGCCAGCGAACGCTCGGTCCCCGGCAGTTGGGGTGGGCTGATCGGGCGGAAGCGTTACGCCGACGATCAGGTCGCCGCCGCACTGTCCGACGGCATCGATCAACTGGTGGTGCTGGGCGCCGGCCTGGACACTCTCGCCTGTCGATTGGGGTTACCGGCCGGGATCGGCACCTACGAGATCGATCTGGCCGAGAACATCGCCGCGAAGCGAGCGGCGCTGGAGGCGATCTACGGCCGGGTGCCCGAACGGCTCCGCCAGGTGCCGATCGACTTCGATCATGACGATCTCATCACCACGCTGCGCGCGGTCGGCTGGGATTCGGCCCGGCCGACGATGTTCGTCTGGGAGGCGGTCACCCAATACCTCACCGAGGCGGGCGTCCGCGCGACCCTGCAGGGGCTGGAGTCGGCAGCTGCCGGCAGCCGGCTGATCTTCACCTACGTCCTGCGCGATCTCGTCGAGGGCAAGGATCTGCACGGCGCCGAGCGACTGCATCAGCAGTTCGTGGTCAAGAACCCGATCTGGAAGTTCGGCCTGGATCCCGACCAGGTCGGTCCGCTGCTGAGCGAGCACGGCTGGACCAAGATCGAGGACGTCGGGCCGAAGGAGTACGCCGAACGCTACTTCGGCCCGGCCGGACGTGAGCTGTCCGCGATGGAGATCGAGAGGTTCGTGCTGGCGCGGCGACCATGATCACCGGGCCTTGATCATTTCGCGCCGGTGTCGAACAGCTCCGGATCGTAGGGCTGGGTTCCGTCGTCGGTCGTCCAGCGGGAAGCGTACGGCACCGGGTGCGGACACGGCGGCGTGCGGGGTCGGTGCCGCACGTTTTCCATCCGGGCGTGGGGGATCGGCTGGGGTCATGCCGTGGGGTGGTGTCGTATTCCATCCGAAGCGGGGAAGCGTACTCACGAACTTGCGTAACGAAGGTGCAGGTCTCGCCGCCCGAAACCTGCGCCTTCGTCACGCAAGTTGACCCGAGCGGCCATGCTCGGTGCTCACGCGGCGGGCGGTGGGTCGCCGTTCGGTTTCCATCCGCGGTTGGCAAATGCGTGACACCGCCGGCATCCGGGCTGATATGCGTCGCCGGCATGCGTGGCGGATTAGGTTGCAGGAGTGTTCGTCGACGACTATCTGACGTTCCGCACGGATGCGGAGCTCAATCTGCACAACCTTCTGTACTCGGACGCGTGGCGGCAGGAGGCAGCCGAGTCCGGTACGCGGCCGAAGGCGCAGACGATCGACGACGAGCTCGCGCTCCGAGATGGTGCGGGCTATCCGGCGGCCGTGCGCTTCTACCGGCAGCAGCTGATCGACAGGGATCTGCTGTTCGACGCGTCGATGCGGGACCTGTCATCCCGGCTGGTCGGACGCGACGGTACAACCCCGGCCGGCTGGCGGGAGATCTTCGACCCACTCGTCGAGGACTATCTGGCGACCGACTGGGACCGACATCGCGACCGCAACGAGACCTGGACCCGCGAGGTTGCGGACGGGCTGAACCAGCTGCTGCCGGAGGTGATCGCACGCCTGCAGGACGTCTTCGGCCAGGTGTTACCGGAGCCGCCGGTACTGGTCAGCACCGTGTTGGTCGGCCGGACCGGACCGGCGTACACGGCGGACGACCCGGCGCACATCATCTGTTCCACCACGCACCGCAAGGCCCAGGGACTGGCCGCGGTGGAGATCGTCCTGCACGAGGCCTGCCATCTGCTCGCCGATCCGCTCTACCGATCGCTCGACGCCCGCCTCGACACCGCCGCCGTGCATCGGCCCGAGCTGTGGCACGTGGTGCAGTTCTACCTGGTGGGCGAGGTGGTCGCCGCGGCCTGGCGCCGTCGCGGTGTCGACTACGAGCCTTACCTCAGCGCGACCGGGCTGTTCGATCGTGCCTGGCCGCAGCTGCGTGACTGCGTCCCGCGGGCCTGGTCGGGCTACCTCGACGGGTCCTGGGGATGGGATTCGGCCTGCGATCGACTCGTCGCGGCGGTTGCAGGTGACGTCGCACGTGAGTGAGTGCGACCGTGGCCGTTGAGGATCACGCTCGACGAGAGGAATCGGCCCATGGAGCTGCAGGAGTTGCAGGAGTCGGCGCGGCAGGTGCGATCGCGGTTCGGCGAATACGAGAGCCGGCGATACGGGCGATCCTGGACGCCGGAGGAGATCATGCTCGGTTTCGTCGGCGACGTCGGAGACCTGGCAAAGCTCGTTCAGGGCAAAGACGGAGTCCGCGACACGATCGACCTCGACGCCAAGCTGGCGCATGAACTGGCCGACTGCCTGTGGTCGGTTCTCATCCTCGCCGACAGCTACCACGTCGACGTGCAGCAGGCGTTCCGCTCGACGATGGCCGACCTGAACCGGTGGCTGGATTCGCAGGAATGACCGAGTCGACCGCTGCAGCCGGTACGGTATCGGGCGAATCGCACCCAGCTGCATCGAACCTTGAGGAGTCACGTGAGTCTGTCGGAGAAACTGCTGGCCGAGCCGGCACGCACTGCCGTGATCAGTGATCTCGTGGTGGTCGTGGAGCAGGAGGTCGGGGAGAAGAAGGGCATTTCCGGCACGGCGGTGAAGGCCGGCTACGGAGCGGTCCGCAAGGTGATGCCGGATCTGAGCAAACGAGCCGTGGTGCGGTTGTTGCCCGACTGCGCAGTGGCACTCGATCCGTTCTGGGACGACTTCCGGACCTCCGGCGAGGCCGAGTTCGGCAAGTACCTGGCCGGCCGCGGCGACGAGGCGTCGCAGGCGCTGCTGGCGGTCACCGACGCGAAGGTCGCCGCCACCTCGCGCGAAGTGATCAAGAAGGCGTACAAGCCGCTGCGCGGCAAGGCCGGCGATCACGTCCAGGCCGCGTTGCCGCGGCTGGGCTCGACGCTGCAGAAGCACGCCGGCTGAGTCAGCGGGCCGGTCCGGCGGCGGCTTCGGTCAGGATCCTGACGGCCCGCCGGCAACGGTCCTGACTCGGGCGTGTGTCGTCGGGCTCGGTGACGTAGAAGGTGTCGATCGCCTGTCCGGCCAGGGTGGTGATGTGCGCCGACCGGATCGACAGCCCGGCCTCGGCCAGCGCGGCGCCGAGCGCGTACAGCAGTCCGGCGCGATCGGTCACCCGGACCTCGATCACCGCAGCGGTCCGGCTGGCGGAGTCGAAGAGTTGCACGTACGGCGGTTGATCCTGGCGATGCGCCCGCGCCTCCCGGCGGCGTACCGGACTGAGCACCCGTTGATCATGGTCGGCCAACCGGAGCAGTTCACCGGCCAGATAGGCACGGTCGGGCAGATCTGCGACGAGGTTGGCGTCCGTCCGCCAGGTGTTCACCGCGACGCCGCCGATGGTGCCGACGACCGCCGACCGGACGGTGACCTGGTGAGCCGCCAGCAGACCGGCCGTGTCGCTGAACAGTCCGACCCGATCGGCGCAGGCGATGATCAACTCCACTCCGCCGGGCCGTTGCTGCATCTCGATCCGTGGCCGGCCGTCCAGCAGCACCGACCGGGCCAACCCGATGCCGAACTCCGATCCGACATCGGCAGGGACTTCCTCCCCCTCCAGTTGCAGCAGCACCCGATCACCCAGCGCGTTGATCAACTGCGCGCGCCAGGGCGACCACGCCTGCGGGCCTGCCGCCCGGGCATCCGATTCGGTCAGCGCCCGCAGCAGCTTCAGCGTCGACGCCTTGCCATCGACGGCGGCGATCAGCGCGTCGACGGTGGCCGGATCAGCATGATCACGACGGGTCGCCAGCGTCGCCAGCGTCAGATGCTCACGCACCAGCAACTCGATCAGGGCCGCATCCTCGGCGGCGACACCGAGCGACAGCACGATCTCGCGCGCCACCGGCGCGCCACCGGCGGCATGATCAACTCCGGCGACTCCGCGAGCCTTCAGGCCCTTGCCGATGTCGTGGAAAAGGCAAGCCAGCAAGAGAATATCGGGCCTCTCGACGGCGGTCAGGTGGCGGTGCGCCTCGATCGCGGTCTGCACCGAGTGCCGATCGACGGTGTGCCGATGGATCGGGTTGTACTGCGGTTCGGCCTTGATCAACTCCCACTGCGGGATCCAGCGACCGATGCAGCCGTTGAGTTCCAACGCCTCCCAAACCGGGGGCAGCGCGGGCCCGGTCGACAGCATCGCGAGCAGGGACTCCCGGGCCTCGTCCGGCCACGGGTCGGGAAGCGCCGGGGCCAGATTGCCCAGGTGTTCGGCCGTGACGGGGGAGAGCACAAGCCCACGTTGTGCCGCCAGTGCGCCCGCGCGGAGGCCGATCAGCGGTTCGCTTGGTGAGGTCAGCCGATCCAGACTCACCTCACCCAGATGGACGACCAGACCATGCGGCGCCCGTTCGTAGTTCGGACGTCGGCCTCGGCGCGAGAATCCGATCACCCGCCGGGCCGGTACGACCTGACGCGCCTCCCGGACCGTCAGGTCAATCGCGTGGCCGATCCGGCGCGCCGCCAGCGACACCGAACGGTGCAATCCATCGGTGGGGTCCAGGGCGTCGGTGGAGTTGAAGCCGAGCCGCTGCGCCACGTCCGGCGCCTCGGTGGCCAGCAGCCGGTCGACGTTGCGGCCCGCGGACAGATGCAGTGCGTCGCGCACGTCGAGCAGGAAGGCGTACGGATCTCGTACGCTCTGATGCGGCCGGTCGGTCAGCCAGGTCGCCGCCAACGCCCGCAGCATGATCATGTCCCGGAAGCCGCCGCGGGCCTCCTTCAGATCCGGTTCCAGCAGGTAGGCCGCGTCGCCGAAGGTCTGGTTCCGCTCGACGATGGAGGCGATCAGCTCGTCCAGCCGTTTCCGGGCGCCGGACCGCCACCCGTCCAGCAACCGGCTGCGGGCGTTCGCGGTGAGCCCGGCGTCGCCGGCGATCACCCGAAGATCGAGCAGGCCGACGCCGGCGGTGAGCTCCTTGGCGGCGACGTCGGCGCACTCGGCCGGTGTGCGAACCGAGTGATCCAACTTGATCTTGCTGTCCCAGATCGGATACCAGAGCCGTTCGGCCAGCTTGTTGATCTTGCCGAGATCAGCGCCGTCGTGCAGCAGCACAAGATCAACATCGGAGTACGGTCCGAGCTCGCGGCGGGCCAGGCTGCCGACAGCGGCCAGGGCGACGCCGAGCTCCGGCCCGCCCGCCCGCTCGTACAGCTCGACCAGAGCGGTCTCGACGACCGCGGTCATCGAACGCCGACGATCCGGCCCTGCGCTGGTTTCCCAGGAGGACCGGATCGCGACGTTGAGGCGCTCGGTGGTCAGGTTGAGCGTCAGAGCGCGTCCAGCCCGCGCTCCCCGGTGCGGACCCGTACGACGTCGTCCACACTGGTGGTCCAGACCTTGCCGTCACCGATGCGACCGGTCCGGGCACTCTTGACCAGGACGTCGACGATATCGGCTGCATCACCGTCGTCGACGAGCACCTCAAGTCGGAGCTTCGGCACCAGGTCGACGGTGTACTCCGCACCGCGATAGACCTCGGTGTGGCCGCGCTGGCGGCCGAAACCGCTGGCTTCGCTGACCGTCATGCCTTCGATGCCGAATGCTTCGAGAGCGGTCTTGGTTTCATCCAACATGTGCGGCTTGATGATCGCGGTCACGAGCTTCATGCCGTCACCTCCTGGTCACGTTTGGTGGTGTCGTGTGATTTTGGCGTGCTGGGTGCGCCACCGCTGAAACCGGCCCGCAGGCCACCGGCGATGGTGCCGAAATCGTATGCCGACTCGGCATGCTCCACCTCGTCGATCCCAGTTCGCTCGGTCTCCTCCGAGACCCGGAAGCCGATCGTCTTCTCCAGCGCGAACCCGATCGCGTACGCCATCACGAAGCTGAACACCATCACCGAGACCGCGCCGACCACCTGCCGCCAGAGCTGATCGAAGCCGCCGCCGTACAGAAGCCCGTCCACCCCGGCCGGGGCGCCCTTGGTGGCGAAGAAGCCGACCGCGATGGTGCCCCACAGGCCGCCGACCAGATGA belongs to Microlunatus elymi and includes:
- a CDS encoding aldose epimerase family protein; the encoded protein is MAHQEQLTRRGWQVVRLSSETLAVEVVPELGATICSIRRLGDDLEILHQTPWGLPRYGGTGLSGTAEVIRQDLNPGGWQSIFPNGGDTVVVDGADQGQDGEARVALFEPDQDQQQTDLDQTDEGTLRLHARMRRSPIEMTKIIKMDGDQVSVTETVRNVGADEHEVMWGSQLQFGAPLIAPEAEVDCAAGLVHPDATILYDVDYDDVTVWPRTPGASGMINLRTIPKPGSENRMAYLTEFTAGVATITNSTLDCRVELTWDQISLPHLWYQLEAGDTEDHPWFGTGYYLALTPNSSWPAHGLHDARRIASSTLTLASGEERSTTVSLKICTVN
- a CDS encoding DUF4352 domain-containing protein, which codes for MSSEPTGLGPQQHGPGFERPDAGRPPGPQWGAPGPQWGAPGQRPPELGGTGHGGGPTGPWQPTGDRPSQPPRPQPERPPKNRLPAILTAAVIALVALIVVIATVRANVADRENATAGGNTPTPTPSAVPKDTKDSITFSSTEGSGRLTVRSHRWTSSATGDPIYGHYLQLEVEISATEGRISYGPQYFQTFDKSSNVYQTSEAGARPPLLATGYLRPGQTVRGGIAFDMPRGPVTLLMSNSLLESVTAIRIAD
- a CDS encoding DUF4192 domain-containing protein; the encoded protein is MTTSLPAISPTDAAPVRLRAEDPGDLLAVLPYLLGYHPTESLVMAVVSDRTIAVGVRVDLIEDPAAIADRFEELARVNRADGVLLVAYSADPAAADRLLLPTITALAEIGVIEALYADGHRWWSRICDQGCCPPEGTEYRIDDNRLAAEAVFSGLTAGSDRSAIEELVRGPAPALMPVLDEVGERMVDEVCRMDVQCRRRLIRELVDDYVGRRSAGQAVQLTDEELVRLACLVVDLWVRDEAWARITRETASFHVELWQQVVSRSEEALASAPLCLLGMAAWVAGQGTLQVCCIERMRRIDPSYSMTDLLQDINDRAIPPGFWRNVRPGLVAALDELSDESAGRLDRAERRPNRAERRPNRAERRRRARRRSRC
- a CDS encoding carbohydrate kinase family protein is translated as MTSEAGRRFVVCGETLIDLVRDERDPGNTFASGWQALSAGGPMNTAVALAKLGVDSHFLGRVSTDEFGRQLRGHMIGAGVDLDLAITSDQVTSLAVVSLDEHGKASYAFHFDQTANFNWQCDELPKLTDTDWLHLGSLALVVPPGGEVLLDWVREVPAPISIDINVRSSVISDPDAYWRRIEPWLQVLAGKGIVKASDEDVEFLGSEGWRRVAEQWHVRYELPMIVITRGEGGASALTGDGWTEVAGYPTAVVDTVGAGDTFMAGFLDGHVRLGIGLAESLRRGAAAASIVCSRQGAQPPTADEVAALQEGS
- a CDS encoding class I SAM-dependent methyltransferase, whose protein sequence is MPKLSPVAATAQGPMVISAVEQYVPARQRLLDDALAIKMLPRAQRAFVSCCRFGPIRHALQSASERSVPGSWGGLIGRKRYADDQVAAALSDGIDQLVVLGAGLDTLACRLGLPAGIGTYEIDLAENIAAKRAALEAIYGRVPERLRQVPIDFDHDDLITTLRAVGWDSARPTMFVWEAVTQYLTEAGVRATLQGLESAAAGSRLIFTYVLRDLVEGKDLHGAERLHQQFVVKNPIWKFGLDPDQVGPLLSEHGWTKIEDVGPKEYAERYFGPAGRELSAMEIERFVLARRP
- a CDS encoding MazG nucleotide pyrophosphohydrolase domain-containing protein; its protein translation is MELQELQESARQVRSRFGEYESRRYGRSWTPEEIMLGFVGDVGDLAKLVQGKDGVRDTIDLDAKLAHELADCLWSVLILADSYHVDVQQAFRSTMADLNRWLDSQE
- a CDS encoding DUF6918 family protein, with amino-acid sequence MSLSEKLLAEPARTAVISDLVVVVEQEVGEKKGISGTAVKAGYGAVRKVMPDLSKRAVVRLLPDCAVALDPFWDDFRTSGEAEFGKYLAGRGDEASQALLAVTDAKVAATSREVIKKAYKPLRGKAGDHVQAALPRLGSTLQKHAG
- a CDS encoding [protein-PII] uridylyltransferase; amino-acid sequence: MTAVVETALVELYERAGGPELGVALAAVGSLARRELGPYSDVDLVLLHDGADLGKINKLAERLWYPIWDSKIKLDHSVRTPAECADVAAKELTAGVGLLDLRVIAGDAGLTANARSRLLDGWRSGARKRLDELIASIVERNQTFGDAAYLLEPDLKEARGGFRDMIMLRALAATWLTDRPHQSVRDPYAFLLDVRDALHLSAGRNVDRLLATEAPDVAQRLGFNSTDALDPTDGLHRSVSLAARRIGHAIDLTVREARQVVPARRVIGFSRRGRRPNYERAPHGLVVHLGEVSLDRLTSPSEPLIGLRAGALAAQRGLVLSPVTAEHLGNLAPALPDPWPDEARESLLAMLSTGPALPPVWEALELNGCIGRWIPQWELIKAEPQYNPIHRHTVDRHSVQTAIEAHRHLTAVERPDILLLACLFHDIGKGLKARGVAGVDHAAGGAPVAREIVLSLGVAAEDAALIELLVREHLTLATLATRRDHADPATVDALIAAVDGKASTLKLLRALTESDARAAGPQAWSPWRAQLINALGDRVLLQLEGEEVPADVGSEFGIGLARSVLLDGRPRIEMQQRPGGVELIIACADRVGLFSDTAGLLAAHQVTVRSAVVGTIGGVAVNTWRTDANLVADLPDRAYLAGELLRLADHDQRVLSPVRRREARAHRQDQPPYVQLFDSASRTAAVIEVRVTDRAGLLYALGAALAEAGLSIRSAHITTLAGQAIDTFYVTEPDDTRPSQDRCRRAVRILTEAAAGPAR
- a CDS encoding P-II family nitrogen regulator, with the protein product MKLVTAIIKPHMLDETKTALEAFGIEGMTVSEASGFGRQRGHTEVYRGAEYTVDLVPKLRLEVLVDDGDAADIVDVLVKSARTGRIGDGKVWTTSVDDVVRVRTGERGLDAL